The following coding sequences lie in one Alphaproteobacteria bacterium genomic window:
- a CDS encoding GlxA family transcriptional regulator, which yields MPEGNSAQAPQEAATCRKIAFFLIPNFSMIALISAIEPLRVANRMSGRELYRWLMFSTDGGPVTASSGIEVKVDCPIAEVETCRIVFVCGGVEIRRFDDRKTFSWLRRLDRYGATVGALCTGTDVLARAGLLDGHRCTIHWENLPGLAEEFPELDLTYELFEIDGKRMTCSGGTAALDLMLNLIGLDHDRDLAIAVSDQLIHERIRDSRDHQRMTLRSRLGVSHAKLLAVISQMEENQEEPLSCAELAQFVGLSTRQMERLFRKYFKRTPTRFYLELRLDRARLLLSQTTMPVLDVALACGFVSASHFSKCYREHFGRTPREERRLVH from the coding sequence ATGCCGGAGGGCAACTCGGCGCAGGCACCACAGGAAGCCGCGACCTGCAGGAAGATCGCCTTCTTCCTTATTCCCAATTTCTCGATGATCGCACTGATCTCCGCCATCGAGCCGTTGCGGGTCGCCAACCGGATGAGCGGCCGCGAGCTTTACCGGTGGCTGATGTTCTCGACCGATGGCGGACCGGTGACGGCGAGTAGCGGTATCGAGGTCAAGGTCGACTGTCCCATCGCCGAGGTCGAAACCTGCCGCATCGTCTTTGTCTGCGGCGGTGTCGAGATTCGCCGATTCGACGATCGCAAGACCTTTTCATGGTTGCGCCGCCTCGACCGTTACGGCGCCACCGTGGGCGCGCTCTGTACCGGCACCGACGTGCTGGCGCGGGCCGGGCTGCTCGACGGTCATCGCTGCACCATCCACTGGGAAAACCTGCCCGGGCTGGCCGAGGAATTTCCCGAGCTCGACCTCACCTATGAGTTGTTCGAGATCGACGGAAAACGGATGACATGCTCCGGCGGAACCGCGGCCCTCGATCTCATGCTCAACCTGATCGGTCTCGACCACGACCGCGACCTGGCGATAGCGGTATCCGACCAGTTGATTCACGAGCGCATCCGCGATTCCCGCGATCACCAGCGCATGACCCTTCGCTCGCGGCTCGGTGTCAGCCACGCCAAGCTGCTGGCGGTGATCTCGCAGATGGAGGAAAACCAGGAGGAGCCCCTGAGCTGCGCCGAGTTGGCCCAGTTCGTCGGCCTCTCGACACGCCAGATGGAACGCCTGTTCCGCAAATATTTCAAGCGCACGCCGACCCGTTTCTACCTCGAACTTCGCCTCGACCGCGCGCGGCTGCTGCTGTCGCAAACGACGATGCCGGTCCTCGACGTGGCGTTGGCCTGCGGCTTCGTCTCGGCGTCCCATTTCAGCAAATGTTACCGCGAACACTTTGGCCGTACGCCGCGCGAGGAACGTCGCCTGGTGCATTAA